One Rosettibacter firmus genomic window carries:
- a CDS encoding GWxTD domain-containing protein, with protein MKENIILIEKNILPSENSNLLYLSFKIPYSNLIFIKKNENFVAGVKLEFDLFESGKLINRESIIKNIYVNDYNKTKSKDLFLEGITKFILLNNDNYTVLPTLSLENTTNTFVLDSIKINLKNEIQDYVFPPLIVEKSQVSCGDSLLFKLTNSQNTVPFSNSDYYLVVPVKDTSIKKIVVNIQQNANLIYEKSITEFFYGNLIINNCNDFIGIFNSQQNKYRYFIIDKFNYKLREGSTKLIILLNDKKVEFQLQVKWFNKPVSLDNVNFAVEILKTIEDNDVVMNIFQNSKKNLYESLINYWDKKLPNRKYEFNELMNEFYKRVDYANENFSTLTNKFGAKTDRGKIYIKYGKPDKILRDYSDNKVREIWIYQNINKEFTFTDHSGLGNFTLED; from the coding sequence GTGAAGGAAAATATTATACTGATTGAAAAAAACATACTCCCTTCAGAAAATTCTAATCTTCTTTACCTTTCATTTAAGATACCATATTCTAATCTTATCTTTATAAAGAAAAATGAAAATTTTGTTGCTGGTGTTAAACTCGAATTTGATTTATTCGAATCGGGAAAGTTAATCAATCGTGAATCAATCATTAAAAATATTTATGTAAATGACTATAATAAGACAAAATCAAAAGATCTTTTTTTAGAGGGAATTACAAAATTTATATTGTTGAACAATGATAATTATACAGTGTTACCAACATTGAGTCTGGAAAATACAACCAACACATTTGTTCTCGATTCGATAAAAATTAATTTAAAAAATGAAATTCAAGATTATGTTTTTCCACCATTAATAGTTGAAAAATCACAAGTAAGCTGTGGAGATTCTTTGCTCTTCAAACTTACTAATTCTCAAAACACTGTACCTTTCTCAAATAGTGATTATTATCTTGTCGTTCCTGTGAAAGATACTTCAATAAAAAAAATAGTTGTAAATATTCAACAAAATGCTAATTTGATTTATGAAAAATCAATTACAGAGTTTTTTTATGGTAATTTAATAATAAATAATTGCAATGATTTTATTGGAATTTTTAATTCACAACAAAATAAATATAGATATTTCATTATAGATAAATTTAATTATAAATTGCGTGAAGGTTCTACCAAACTAATAATTTTATTGAATGATAAAAAAGTAGAATTTCAATTACAGGTAAAATGGTTTAATAAACCAGTATCACTTGATAATGTAAACTTTGCAGTAGAAATTCTAAAGACTATAGAAGATAATGATGTTGTTATGAATATATTCCAGAATTCAAAAAAGAATTTGTATGAATCCTTAATAAATTATTGGGATAAAAAATTACCCAATAGAAAATACGAGTTTAATGAATTGATGAATGAATTTTATAAAAGAGTTGATTATGCAAATGAAAATTTTAGTACATTAACAAATAAATTTGGTGCTAAGACCGATAGAGGTAAGATTTATATTAAATATGGTAAGCCAGATAAGATTTTAAGAGATTATTCGGATAATAAAGTAAGAGAAATCTGGATTTATCAAAATATAAATAAAGAATTTACTTTTACTGATCATAGTGGACTTGGAAATTTTACACTGGAAGATTAA
- the pdxA gene encoding 4-hydroxythreonine-4-phosphate dehydrogenase PdxA, whose product MVKLAFTCGDINGIGPEIIIKTINLITSRTQKELIVFIPKKVFENTIDIVNPTFNYDIVKGEIKRKTNNVLIYDIGDYKQSIGKATSESGKAAFKSINLAFKFVNDGLADAIVTAPISKYSFNKAGIDFPGHTELFASLTGTKNFLMTFLSDKMICGLVTIHLPLKKVSRAITQKKLYTSLQILHNTLKIDLDKKDPKIAVLGLNPHAGENGLIGKEEDEVIKPVIKSFSKKNIHGPFVSDAFFGMHQYENFDAVLGMYHDQILIPFKMMNFNYGVNYTAGLPIIRTSPDHGTAFDIAGKGIANPSSMIEAVKWAELIVRNRNKK is encoded by the coding sequence ATGGTAAAACTTGCATTTACATGTGGTGATATAAATGGTATTGGTCCCGAAATTATTATCAAAACTATTAATCTCATTACTTCCAGAACTCAAAAAGAATTAATTGTTTTTATACCAAAAAAAGTTTTTGAAAATACTATTGATATTGTTAATCCAACATTTAATTATGATATAGTTAAAGGTGAAATTAAAAGAAAAACGAACAATGTTTTAATTTATGATATAGGAGATTATAAACAGTCTATCGGTAAGGCTACTTCTGAATCTGGCAAAGCTGCCTTTAAATCCATTAATCTTGCTTTTAAATTTGTAAATGATGGACTTGCAGATGCAATAGTAACTGCTCCAATTTCAAAATATTCATTTAATAAAGCGGGAATAGATTTTCCAGGACATACTGAATTATTTGCTTCGTTAACAGGTACGAAAAATTTTTTGATGACTTTTTTATCAGACAAAATGATTTGTGGTTTGGTCACAATTCATTTACCATTAAAAAAAGTTTCAAGAGCAATAACACAAAAAAAACTTTATACATCTCTCCAGATTTTACATAACACTCTCAAAATTGATTTAGATAAAAAAGATCCTAAAATTGCAGTTCTTGGATTAAATCCGCATGCTGGAGAAAATGGATTAATTGGGAAAGAAGAAGATGAAGTCATAAAGCCTGTAATAAAAAGTTTTAGTAAAAAAAATATACATGGACCATTTGTTTCAGATGCTTTTTTTGGAATGCATCAATATGAAAATTTTGATGCAGTACTTGGGATGTATCACGATCAGATATTAATTCCTTTTAAAATGATGAATTTTAATTATGGTGTTAATTATACTGCAGGATTACCAATTATAAGAACATCTCCTGATCATGGAACTGCTTTTGACATTGCAGGTAAAGGGATTGCAAATCCATCCAGTATGATTGAAGCAGTCAAATGGGCAGAGTTAATAGTACGCAATAGAAATAAAAAATGA
- a CDS encoding class I SAM-dependent DNA methyltransferase produces MKQKIYSHLASIYTHLMRSIDYDTWADYIIKLSQQLNTNKIIALELASGTGSLAERVNKYFDFYVCTDLSLEMLKQFSNNTIPRVVCDMTLLPFKNKFNFIFSAFDSVNYLTTKEKLLKLFKEVELCLTNDGIFTFDVSLENNSKRYQRYLNRKGKIDGIRYKQISKYEETKRIHYNIFEIEFENGDKITEIHKQKIYRFEEYFQLLDKSNFYVEHCYDAFTFDDANSESERAQFILRKKSKC; encoded by the coding sequence ATGAAACAAAAAATCTATTCTCATCTTGCATCTATTTATACTCACTTGATGCGCTCTATTGATTATGATACCTGGGCAGATTATATAATAAAATTAAGCCAACAATTAAATACCAATAAAATAATTGCACTTGAACTTGCAAGTGGTACAGGAAGTTTAGCCGAAAGAGTGAATAAATATTTCGATTTTTATGTTTGTACAGATTTATCTTTAGAAATGTTAAAGCAATTTTCTAACAATACAATTCCACGTGTTGTATGTGATATGACTTTATTACCATTTAAAAATAAATTTAATTTTATTTTTTCAGCTTTCGATAGTGTTAATTACTTGACCACAAAAGAAAAATTATTAAAATTATTTAAGGAAGTAGAATTATGTTTAACAAACGATGGAATATTTACTTTTGATGTAAGTCTTGAAAATAACAGTAAACGATATCAAAGATATTTGAATAGAAAAGGGAAAATTGATGGAATTCGTTATAAACAAATTAGTAAATATGAAGAAACAAAAAGAATTCATTACAATATTTTTGAAATAGAATTTGAAAATGGTGATAAAATAACTGAAATTCATAAGCAAAAAATTTATCGTTTTGAAGAGTATTTTCAACTCCTTGACAAATCGAATTTTTATGTTGAGCATTGTTACGATGCATTTACATTTGATGATGCAAATTCAGAATCGGAAAGAGCACAATTTATATTAAGGAAAAAAAGTAAATGTTGA
- the ftsE gene encoding cell division ATP-binding protein FtsE → MLIFNHVDFSYDNQPVFQDLNLQIDQGEFVFLIGKSGVGKTTLLKLIYMDCFPQSGYVQVGDYSSETITLKEIPFLRRKLGIIFQDFQLLTDRSVYDNLAFVLEVIGTPKREIKKKIFYALSEVGLTHKQNNMPDELSGGEQQRVAIARAIINDPFLILADEPTGNLDPDTADEILGILKKINSRGTSVIFATHNYELVRSFDTKIIKLENGKAVKVILKR, encoded by the coding sequence ATGTTGATATTCAATCATGTAGATTTTAGTTACGATAATCAACCTGTATTTCAGGATTTGAATTTGCAGATTGATCAAGGAGAATTTGTTTTCTTGATAGGGAAAAGTGGAGTAGGTAAAACAACTTTATTAAAATTAATTTATATGGACTGCTTTCCACAATCAGGTTATGTTCAGGTTGGTGATTATTCATCAGAAACAATTACACTAAAAGAAATTCCTTTTTTAAGAAGAAAGCTTGGTATAATCTTTCAGGATTTTCAATTGTTAACAGATAGAAGTGTTTATGATAATCTGGCTTTTGTGCTTGAAGTAATTGGTACTCCCAAAAGAGAAATTAAAAAGAAAATATTCTATGCTCTATCAGAAGTTGGTTTAACTCATAAGCAAAATAATATGCCTGATGAACTTTCAGGTGGAGAGCAACAAAGAGTAGCAATTGCAAGAGCAATAATAAACGATCCATTTTTAATATTAGCCGACGAACCAACAGGTAATTTAGATCCAGATACAGCAGATGAAATACTGGGAATATTAAAAAAAATAAATTCGCGTGGCACTTCTGTAATTTTTGCCACGCATAATTATGAACTCGTTCGTTCTTTTGATACTAAAATTATTAAACTCGAAAATGGAAAAGCTGTAAAAGTTATTTTAAAAAGGTAA
- a CDS encoding adenylate kinase, translating to MQIIIFGAPGVGKGTQAKLLAAKLNLAHISTGDILREAIKNETEMGLKAKEIVQSGGLVPDEIVGGIVKETLKDERCKNGFILDGFPRTINQAEILNKILLEISNEQLYLIKLNADDNVIISRLSNRLVCNKCGNILNKNEVTDNFKCSVCGELNSYVKRKDDDEEVIKKRLQVYHETTAPVFNYYKDKAIIIEVDGTQPIEDVTKDILEKLKVN from the coding sequence ATGCAAATCATTATATTTGGAGCTCCCGGTGTGGGGAAAGGAACTCAAGCAAAATTATTAGCAGCAAAATTAAATTTAGCACATATCTCCACAGGAGATATACTTCGTGAAGCAATAAAAAATGAAACTGAAATGGGTTTAAAAGCAAAAGAAATAGTTCAAAGTGGTGGTCTTGTGCCTGACGAAATAGTTGGTGGAATTGTAAAAGAAACATTAAAAGATGAGAGATGCAAAAATGGATTTATATTAGACGGTTTCCCGAGAACTATTAATCAAGCAGAAATCTTAAACAAAATTCTTTTAGAAATTAGCAACGAACAACTTTATCTAATTAAACTAAATGCAGATGATAATGTAATTATTAGTAGATTGAGTAACCGTTTAGTATGCAACAAATGTGGAAATATCTTAAATAAAAATGAAGTAACAGATAATTTTAAATGCTCTGTTTGTGGTGAATTAAATAGTTATGTAAAAAGAAAAGATGATGACGAAGAAGTAATAAAGAAAAGATTACAGGTTTATCACGAAACAACTGCACCAGTATTTAATTATTATAAAGATAAAGCGATAATTATAGAAGTAGATGGTACTCAACCAATTGAAGATGTTACTAAAGATATTTTAGAGAAATTAAAAGTTAATTAG
- a CDS encoding nucleoside deaminase gives MLFSEQTYKFMFAALQEAEKALNENEVPIGAVIVYQDKIIARGYNQTERLKDATAHAEMIAITAASNYLQNWRLNECDLYVTAEPCIMCTGAILLSRIKNIYFGTYEPKFGACGSLFNLIESNKYNFKPNVYSGIYADESKNLLEKFFQSKRNST, from the coding sequence ATGCTATTCTCTGAACAAACTTATAAATTCATGTTTGCTGCTCTTCAAGAAGCAGAAAAAGCTCTCAACGAAAATGAAGTCCCTATCGGAGCGGTTATTGTATATCAAGATAAAATTATTGCCAGAGGTTATAATCAAACTGAAAGACTAAAAGATGCAACAGCACATGCAGAAATGATTGCAATAACTGCAGCTTCAAATTACTTACAAAACTGGAGATTAAATGAATGTGATCTCTATGTAACTGCAGAACCATGTATAATGTGTACGGGTGCAATTCTTCTTTCCAGAATAAAAAATATTTACTTTGGAACATATGAACCTAAGTTTGGTGCATGTGGTTCACTTTTTAATTTAATTGAAAGTAATAAATATAATTTCAAACCAAATGTATATTCTGGAATATATGCTGATGAATCAAAAAATCTATTAGAAAAATTTTTCCAGTCTAAACGCAATTCAACTTAA
- a CDS encoding esterase family protein, translating into MQESYHKWHSQYLNHNLEMLVFGSYGYPIILFPTEKGKYYDCKNFSLITSIQHFIEEGKIKIYCPEVIDSESWYNFDIQPAERVKKHIIYEKVILNDVLEFAKYETEQKFVGVAGCSFGGYHAINLAFRHPDKISSVISMGGFFDIKQFIYGYYDDNCYFNNPPDYMPNLEDEWYLEKIRTMKIFIGTGEFDFTINENKKLSDILTSKSINHSFNIYNAGKHDWETWKIMFVDYVSKILESNK; encoded by the coding sequence ATGCAAGAATCTTATCATAAATGGCACTCACAATATCTCAATCATAATCTCGAAATGCTTGTATTTGGTTCTTATGGTTATCCCATTATTCTTTTTCCAACTGAGAAAGGGAAATATTATGATTGTAAAAATTTTAGTTTAATTACGTCAATTCAACATTTCATAGAAGAAGGTAAAATAAAAATTTATTGTCCAGAAGTTATTGATTCAGAAAGCTGGTATAATTTTGATATTCAACCTGCTGAACGTGTTAAGAAACATATCATATACGAAAAAGTGATTTTAAATGATGTACTTGAATTTGCTAAGTATGAGACTGAACAAAAATTTGTTGGTGTTGCAGGTTGTAGTTTTGGTGGCTACCATGCTATCAATTTAGCATTTCGTCATCCAGATAAAATTAGTTCTGTAATCTCTATGGGAGGCTTTTTTGATATCAAACAATTTATTTATGGTTATTATGATGATAATTGTTATTTCAATAATCCACCGGATTATATGCCAAATTTAGAAGATGAATGGTATCTTGAAAAAATACGAACAATGAAAATATTTATTGGCACTGGTGAATTTGATTTTACAATTAATGAGAATAAAAAATTGAGTGATATATTAACATCAAAAAGTATTAATCATAGTTTTAATATCTATAATGCAGGAAAACATGATTGGGAAACATGGAAAATTATGTTTGTAGATTATGTATCAAAAATTCTTGAAAGCAACAAGTAA
- a CDS encoding alanine/glycine:cation symporter family protein — protein sequence MQGIENLLNQISNFIWGIPLLILLFGTHIFLTIRLKFIQRYILKAIRISLSKEKEGLGDISQFGAVTTALAATIGTGNIVGVSTAIASGGPGAVLWMWLTGVFGIATKYSEALLSVKYRIITDDGSMAGGPMYVLERGMNNKILAIIFAIFTSITAFGIGNMVQANSISQLVNETFNIPLWVTGIILASLTALVIIGGIKSIAKVCEMLVPFMAIFYVAGCIILLIINYSTIPQSIFLIIKSAFTGHAVVGGFLGAGVKEAIRFGIARGLFSNESGLGSAPIVAAAAQTKNSVRQALVSSTGTFWDTVVVCAFTGLVVVNSYEWTKGYNGAILTKVAFSDISLIGPILLTVGLLTFVFSTILGWSYYGEKAIEYLFGKKFIKTYRWLWVIFVFIGSVMTLNIVWSFADITNALMALPNLIALIFLNKIIVKETKKFLWDGNIEMSE from the coding sequence ATGCAGGGAATTGAAAATTTATTAAATCAAATTAGCAATTTTATATGGGGAATTCCCTTATTAATTCTTCTTTTTGGCACTCATATTTTTTTAACTATTAGATTAAAGTTTATTCAAAGATATATATTAAAAGCAATTAGAATTTCATTATCAAAAGAAAAAGAAGGCCTGGGAGATATAAGTCAATTTGGAGCTGTTACAACTGCCCTGGCTGCAACAATTGGAACAGGAAATATTGTTGGTGTATCAACAGCTATTGCTTCTGGTGGTCCGGGTGCTGTTTTATGGATGTGGCTTACTGGAGTTTTTGGAATAGCAACAAAATATTCAGAAGCATTATTGTCAGTAAAATATAGAATTATTACAGATGATGGTTCTATGGCTGGTGGTCCAATGTATGTTCTTGAAAGAGGTATGAACAACAAAATACTGGCAATTATTTTTGCAATTTTTACATCAATTACTGCTTTTGGAATTGGAAATATGGTACAGGCAAATTCAATATCACAATTAGTAAACGAAACTTTTAATATACCTTTGTGGGTAACAGGTATAATTTTAGCAAGTTTAACTGCACTGGTTATTATTGGTGGAATAAAATCCATTGCAAAGGTATGTGAGATGTTAGTTCCTTTTATGGCAATTTTTTATGTAGCTGGATGCATAATACTTTTAATAATTAATTATAGCACAATACCACAATCAATTTTTTTAATAATTAAAAGTGCTTTCACCGGACACGCAGTAGTTGGAGGGTTTTTAGGTGCTGGTGTAAAAGAAGCTATTAGATTTGGAATCGCACGTGGCTTATTTTCAAATGAGTCTGGATTAGGGAGTGCTCCAATTGTTGCCGCAGCTGCTCAAACAAAAAATTCTGTAAGACAGGCACTCGTTTCTTCTACTGGCACTTTCTGGGATACTGTTGTTGTTTGTGCATTTACTGGTCTTGTTGTTGTTAATTCTTATGAATGGACTAAAGGTTATAATGGAGCAATTCTTACCAAAGTAGCTTTCTCCGATATTTCTTTAATAGGACCAATATTATTAACTGTGGGCTTATTAACTTTTGTCTTTTCAACAATTCTTGGCTGGTCATACTATGGAGAAAAAGCAATTGAATATCTATTTGGTAAAAAATTTATTAAAACTTATCGATGGCTTTGGGTAATTTTTGTTTTTATTGGAAGTGTTATGACTTTGAATATTGTTTGGTCATTTGCTGATATTACTAATGCTTTAATGGCATTGCCCAATTTAATTGCTCTTATTTTTCTAAATAAAATTATAGTTAAAGAGACAAAGAAATTTTTATGGGATGGAAATATTGAAATGAGTGAATAA
- a CDS encoding S41 family peptidase, whose product MNKNSLILKLIMLLVFFTNLVAKQNEARLLRFPAIHGDKIVFTYAGDLYSVDSKGGVARKLTNDIGYEMFARFSPDGKHIAFTAQYDGNTEVYLMPSEGGIPKRLTVTATLNRDDVSDRMGPNNIVMCWKDNETIIYRSRWREFNDFKGQLYEVSINGGLSKQLPLPRGGFCSFSPDKSELAYNRVFREFRTWKRYRGGQADDIWIYNFKTKKTINITNNPAQDIIPMWKDNFIYFISDRDGRFNLYSYNINTKETKKLTDFTDYDIKFPSLGDNAIVFENGGYIYKFDFKTQKAEKVTIYLNEDFDIGRGGLIDVSKNVTNYEISPDGKRALFGTRGEIFTVPAKNGSTRNLTNTSGIHERNSKWSPDGKWIAFISDKTGEDEIYIIPQDGKGEPVQLTFNSNNYKYEVKWSPDSKKILWNDRLQRLFYVDIETKKVTLVDKSDAWEITSFAWSPDSRWIAYAKPEDRSFTKIYIYSLDENKSYEITDSWYDSYGPEFSDDGKYLYFISERTFNPRYGQTEFNHIYTDMAKIYFVTLAKDTKSPFEPKSDEVTIKDNDKSTNDVDKNKEKKESKTTFIKIDFDNIKNRIAEVTPEGSTYWGITSAGEKIYYMKRSSTDKKSKLALYDLEKKSEIELGEADGFEISMDKKKMIVGNQNSYYIIDLPNTKLELKEKLSLEDLKINLDRYAEWHQIFNECWRQMRDFFFDPNMHGVDWEKVKKNYEPLVDYVNHRADLTYIIGEMIGELNIGHTYVGGGDYPKPDKIKLGLLGAELERDNATKFYKIKKILKGQNWDKNLRSPLTEIGVNVKEGEYIIAVNGKLTNQMNDIYESLINTANKQVTLTINSLPKIEGSRETTVVPIDNEQPLYYLNWVENNIEKVNKATNGRVGYIHIPDMGINGLNQFAKLYYPQLKKEALIIDDRGNGGGNVSPMILERLNRKLQMITIARNTKPNVDPSGTHYGPKVLLLDEYSASDGDIFPYRFRQAKLGKLIGKRSWGGVVGIRGTLPLLDGGFLNKPEFSRYDIEGKEWIMEGYGVEPDIIVDNDPAMEFEGIDEQLNKAIEVIMEELKNNPPKIAPPPPYPDKSK is encoded by the coding sequence ATGAATAAAAATTCATTGATATTAAAATTAATTATGCTACTTGTGTTCTTTACTAATTTAGTAGCAAAACAAAATGAAGCTCGACTACTTCGTTTCCCAGCAATTCATGGTGATAAAATTGTTTTTACTTATGCAGGTGATTTGTATTCTGTTGATTCAAAAGGAGGAGTAGCACGCAAATTAACTAATGATATTGGTTATGAAATGTTTGCAAGATTTTCTCCAGATGGTAAACATATAGCTTTTACAGCTCAGTACGATGGAAACACAGAAGTTTATTTAATGCCTTCAGAAGGAGGAATACCAAAAAGATTAACTGTTACTGCTACACTCAATCGAGATGATGTATCGGATCGAATGGGACCAAATAATATTGTAATGTGTTGGAAAGATAATGAGACAATTATCTATCGGTCAAGATGGAGAGAGTTTAATGACTTTAAAGGACAGCTTTATGAAGTTTCAATAAATGGTGGCTTATCAAAACAATTACCTTTACCAAGAGGAGGCTTTTGTTCATTCTCACCTGATAAATCTGAATTAGCTTATAATAGAGTTTTCAGAGAATTTAGAACATGGAAAAGATATCGTGGTGGACAGGCAGACGATATATGGATTTATAATTTTAAAACCAAGAAAACAATTAATATAACCAATAATCCTGCTCAGGATATTATTCCAATGTGGAAAGATAATTTTATTTATTTTATTTCTGATAGAGATGGTCGTTTCAATTTGTATTCTTATAACATTAATACAAAAGAAACAAAAAAGCTTACAGATTTTACAGATTATGATATAAAATTTCCTTCACTGGGAGATAATGCAATAGTATTTGAAAATGGAGGATACATTTATAAATTCGATTTTAAAACTCAAAAGGCAGAAAAAGTTACAATTTATTTAAATGAAGATTTTGATATTGGAAGAGGTGGTTTAATTGATGTAAGTAAGAATGTAACAAACTATGAAATTTCTCCTGATGGTAAACGTGCATTATTTGGTACTCGTGGAGAAATATTCACTGTACCTGCAAAAAATGGTTCTACAAGAAATCTAACAAATACTTCTGGAATTCATGAAAGAAATTCAAAATGGTCTCCAGATGGTAAATGGATCGCATTTATTTCAGATAAAACAGGTGAAGATGAAATTTATATAATCCCACAAGATGGAAAAGGAGAACCTGTACAACTTACATTCAACAGTAATAATTATAAATATGAAGTAAAATGGTCTCCAGATAGCAAGAAAATTTTATGGAATGATAGATTACAAAGATTGTTCTATGTAGATATTGAAACTAAAAAAGTAACATTGGTTGATAAATCCGATGCATGGGAAATTACAAGTTTTGCCTGGTCACCAGATAGCAGGTGGATTGCATATGCAAAACCTGAAGATAGATCTTTTACAAAAATTTATATCTATTCACTTGATGAAAATAAATCATATGAGATTACAGATAGCTGGTACGATTCATATGGACCAGAATTTAGTGATGATGGTAAATATTTATATTTTATCTCCGAGAGAACATTTAATCCAAGATATGGACAAACAGAGTTTAATCACATTTATACTGATATGGCAAAAATTTATTTTGTAACATTAGCAAAAGATACAAAATCACCATTTGAGCCAAAGAGTGATGAAGTAACAATTAAAGATAATGATAAATCAACTAATGATGTTGATAAGAATAAAGAAAAGAAAGAATCTAAAACTACTTTTATAAAAATTGATTTTGATAATATTAAAAATAGAATTGCAGAAGTAACACCAGAAGGTTCAACATATTGGGGAATAACATCTGCAGGTGAAAAAATTTATTATATGAAACGAAGTTCGACTGATAAAAAATCAAAATTAGCATTATATGATTTAGAAAAGAAAAGTGAAATAGAACTGGGTGAAGCTGATGGGTTTGAAATTTCAATGGATAAGAAAAAAATGATTGTTGGAAATCAAAATTCTTATTACATAATTGATCTTCCTAATACAAAACTCGAACTAAAAGAAAAACTATCACTTGAGGATCTAAAAATTAATCTTGATCGATATGCAGAATGGCATCAAATATTTAATGAATGCTGGAGACAAATGCGAGATTTCTTTTTCGATCCAAATATGCATGGTGTTGATTGGGAAAAAGTAAAGAAAAATTATGAACCACTTGTTGATTATGTTAATCATCGTGCAGATTTAACTTATATAATTGGCGAGATGATAGGTGAATTAAATATTGGTCATACATATGTTGGTGGAGGCGATTATCCAAAACCAGATAAAATTAAATTAGGCTTACTTGGTGCAGAATTAGAACGCGATAATGCAACAAAATTTTATAAGATTAAAAAAATTCTTAAAGGACAAAACTGGGATAAAAATCTTCGTTCACCATTAACAGAAATTGGTGTAAATGTAAAAGAAGGTGAATATATTATTGCAGTCAATGGAAAACTTACTAACCAAATGAATGATATTTATGAATCTTTAATTAATACAGCCAATAAACAAGTAACATTAACAATAAACTCTCTTCCTAAAATAGAAGGGAGTAGAGAAACCACAGTAGTTCCAATTGATAATGAACAACCACTCTATTATTTAAATTGGGTTGAAAATAATATAGAAAAAGTAAATAAAGCTACAAATGGAAGAGTTGGATACATTCATATTCCTGATATGGGCATTAATGGATTAAATCAATTTGCAAAACTTTATTATCCACAATTAAAGAAAGAAGCATTAATTATAGATGATAGAGGAAACGGGGGTGGGAATGTATCACCAATGATATTAGAAAGATTAAATAGAAAACTACAAATGATAACTATTGCAAGAAATACAAAACCAAATGTAGATCCATCAGGAACACATTATGGACCAAAAGTACTATTGCTGGATGAATATTCAGCATCAGATGGAGATATTTTTCCGTATCGATTCAGACAGGCAAAACTTGGTAAGTTAATTGGAAAGAGGTCCTGGGGTGGAGTTGTAGGAATTAGAGGAACACTACCACTTCTCGATGGTGGTTTTCTAAATAAACCAGAATTTTCTCGATACGACATTGAAGGAAAAGAATGGATAATGGAAGGATATGGAGTTGAACCAGATATAATTGTTGATAACGATCCAGCAATGGAATTTGAAGGAATTGATGAGCAATTAAATAAAGCCATAGAAGTAATTATGGAGGAATTAAAAAACAATCCTCCAAAAATTGCTCCACCACCTCCATATCCTGATAAAAGTAAATAA
- a CDS encoding GIY-YIG nuclease family protein produces MYYTYAIKSKVHNYIYVGITNNLQRRISQHNKGYNRSTKPHRPFELIYYEVFPDREKAHQREKYKSGVYN; encoded by the coding sequence ATGTATTATACCTACGCAATAAAAAGTAAAGTACACAATTACATTTATGTTGGTATAACTAATAATCTACAAAGAAGAATTTCACAGCATAATAAAGGATATAACCGTTCAACGAAACCACATAGACCTTTTGAATTAATTTATTATGAAGTATTCCCTGATAGAGAAAAGGCACATCAAAGAGAGAAATATAAGTCGGGTGTATATAATTAA